GGTCCAAATTTGCCTCCCTGAAGTTTGAATTCTTATGTGTTACTGTATTGTATGGGAGTGCAAGTGCCTGTGGGAACGTCTGCCCTGTTGTTTTGCAGCGCTTGAGTGTTCAGCATGTTATACATGTCCGCGGATGCACAAATGCCGTGCTTATTTGGTTTTTGGACAACTACAGCATCATGGCCGGCGTGCTGCTCGGCATATTGCTACCCCAGGTAAGAAGGGGCCAGTGCGTTATCCTTGAAAGGGAGTATCTGATTTGTTGCTCTGGTATGCAAAATCCTATTTGACTGTCCTGaattataatttttaatgtaaatttaacACAACTGATAAGCTGAGGTGACATTCCAGTGGTTTGGTAGCATTACTGTGATCTATTGCAGGATTTAGTGGGTTAATTtggttttgcttgggttttttgagTCCCCTCCTCCCCCTAGCTGCATCCACTAAGATTTCCCAATGCTCCAAGGCACAGGGGTGGTAATTCTTCTGCTGTATTATCTCTTCACAAAAATGATCAATTTATACCGCTATATGTGAAGAAGAATAACAATGTGAGTTTATGTCTGTACGTGTGCCGCGTACCTGCCCGTCTGTCTGACGTGTGTATCCATAATTTGTCGAAGCTGTGCTGCGAGGAGCGTTAGATAACGCTGTAGTTGACCTCTGCCTAGAGATGCCCCTTCTTTTCGCAGTTCCTGGGAGTGCTGTTATCCTTGCTTTACATAACTCGGGTGGaagatatcatcacagagcacaAGCTGAGCGAAAGGCTGTTTGAAGAAGCGCAGCAGAGATCTGCCGCCGAGTTTGCTGGAGCCGGCTGCTGCATGTGTTACCCGGGGTGACTTCAGAAACCTCAAACACAGTTCGAAAAAAGCGAATCCACCTGTTGTGGTTTGTGCGGGCTCTGCCTGACTGTGGGTGCAACGGATCAGCCAGCAGACCGGCGGGGGGTGGGCAACGCGCCGACACCTCCGTAGCCTCGTCGCTCTCGGTGTGTCTGCACCCAAAAGACACGCCAGAAGGGCTCCGCGCTGCCGGCGGTGCCGCTGCGGTATCGCGACACTGccggcagcagggctggtggctcATTAAATCTTTTTTGAATGATTGCTGAGTGATGCGCAGCCGGGAAATCTGTTCTGTGAAGATTTGAAGGTAGATTTCTAGGAAGAGCCTTTGCATCTTGGGAAGTTCGTATTTAAATGTTTGTCCTTTCCAACTTGATTTTCTTACTCCTTCCAAACAAGATTTCTTACTGATCTATATGGTGGATATTAAACATgtgtttaataatttttttgatGCTAATCTTGATGAATTTACTGACAATAATGGATGTGATGCTGAACACTTTCATTGCTCAGTCTTTTGTGCCTTCTAATAATGGAGCAAATGCCAATGTTGAACCAGCCAGGTAACACTTGAGacatttttaatgcaatttgtGACTGTCTGGCTTTTCTATAAACTTACAGGATGTTTGAGTCTTATATGTACTGTAATTTTCCTCTTTAGTAAATTAACTAGgtgatttatgatttttttttttgagttctgtATGTGGAGATGTTTCTAAATTTTATTCTTGTCAAAATAAAAGTAAGaagtgtgtattttttaaaaaaagcgtaaagattttgtttaaaatgctTAAGCCTGTTACGCCTGTCCCTCAAGCGCCGAATCAAAAGGCAGAAGTGCCTTGAGCTGTGATTCTGGGTTGGGTGCTGACTTGCCTGGGGTTTTGGACAGTCACGGAAGGTCTGCGCCTCGCTTGCTTCTCTTAGTGAGTCAGAGCCAACACTTGGGAAGTCACCAAGAGCTCTGGGGTTTTTGCTGTCGTTGCTTTGTCCTGAGCATTTCTCTGCAGTCTTTCCAGCCCCAGACAGGCTTGCAGGCAAAATGCAAAACCTAATGATCATGATGCTTCAGATAAACAAAAGCAGGATGAGAATAAAGCGGGTTTGGTTTATATCCTGTCTTTGTGAATCTCTTCTTTTCTGACACTCCACTAAGCCACACAGAAGAGTATCTGATATTATTCTCtccttgctgcttttcttctgcatctttttgCTTAATTTCCTTGTCCTGgatgtattttctgctttcttcaagtCTCGGTGTTTGCTGCTTAGCTCTCCGCCTTCACCAAGGATTTCTGAGGAAGCTTCATGCGTTTCCAGGACCCAGAAAATGACACATCCAGTTCTTCAGTGTTTCTGATGGtgtctggagagagagagagacgccGTGGAGTTATCGAGCCCATCATCCGCGGAGCTAGGTTATCTCCTACACAGCACACTCTAGCGTTGGCTGCCGTACATGGTTACATATTTAATTGCTCCATATAGTTGTCGCCTAAATTTTCCTGGTCTCAGTGTTGATAATATATTTTGTTAAGAATCAAGCTGTGTTTTGAGGGTGGATTTGTGTGcagaaggggaaaaggagggggcAGCTTCGACGAACCGAGCTGACTGCTGGAGAAGGATGGGAAGATTGAAGCCAAAATTGGTTGAGTGTGGAGAGcgggctggggaggtgggagctGAAAGCATCAGGAGATGAGGTTTGACCAGAGGCAGAGCCGTGCCCTGGCCCTTAGCAAGAAGGGACTAACACTTGAAATGGGTATGGCGGGAGGGCTGTAATGAATTGGAGGGAATGACAAAggtaacttttctttctttactaaTAGTGCCTTGTGAATGCGGTGGTGGTTTTGAAGTACTAGGTAACTGGGAAAGCAGGAGATGATGAAGGGTGGTTAGAATTTGGGTGGTTTAAATGGAACAGGGAGAGTATTTGGGGATACCAGGGAGTGATTGTCCTTTAGCAAGGAAATTTGTGGGCTGTACTGAATTTTCAGCCATCCTCAGTGCTCTCTGTCATATGCAGTGTTTGAGGGGGGGTTTTACCTGACAGTCACGAActaaacatgatttttttaataaattattgatTCAAATACTATTGACCCTTCCCATTCACTCAGATCTGAGGAAATTAACTCCTGGCTTCACAAGGCCGTGGCGACCGGAGGGAAGGTTGACACCAGCCAGGAGGCGGCTGGAGGAGAGGGactctgtccctgcaggcaccTGAGCTGTGGGAGATCACAGGGAGGCTGCGATGGAGGAGGTGAATTTGCTCTTAAGCTGGAGGCGTGGCTCTTTGCAGTGTGCCATGCTATGTCCTTTGAGTAGATTGATGTTTTGAATGGGTTTGGTGTATGCACAAGGTGTTTTGTGTGCTTACAGGTAGCTGGTT
This sequence is a window from Opisthocomus hoazin isolate bOpiHoa1 chromosome 6, bOpiHoa1.hap1, whole genome shotgun sequence. Protein-coding genes within it:
- the LOC142361732 gene encoding uncharacterized protein LOC142361732, producing the protein MLFHCCAFDLEAEIKARETSPLSKWSKMRIGCISFREVDSKKGLKKNPTKLVQVCNNVKPGGRINDEICVKSGFKEMGRRSKFASLKFEFLCVTVLYGSASACGNVCPVVLQRLSVQHVIHVRGCTNAVLIWFLDNYSIMAGVLLGILLPQFLGVLLSLLYITRVEDIITEHKLSERLFEEAQQRSAAEFAGAGCCMCYPG